Proteins from one Bacillaceae bacterium S4-13-56 genomic window:
- a CDS encoding YhcN/YlaJ family sporulation lipoprotein produces MIKKRTLGTVTISALLLASGCAGNNDESMIDRADDNRYQTEDVRYNTGDNRMNVGDYPRNRNYDNGNTTRLNTGNDLNNNQRDIGDNVTRNNNENRFDIADEVAENVSREVSGVDRAYVLTTDDNAYVAVVLDEGTNNELGDNVKQEIERAVKDVDADIDNIYISANPDFVNMTDDYTNDVRQGEPVEGFFREFTQMIDRVFPDVE; encoded by the coding sequence TTGATAAAGAAAAGAACATTAGGAACAGTTACTATATCAGCTTTGTTATTAGCTAGTGGGTGTGCTGGTAATAACGATGAATCCATGATTGATCGAGCTGACGATAACCGTTACCAAACGGAAGATGTTAGGTATAATACTGGGGATAATCGAATGAACGTAGGAGATTACCCAAGAAATCGGAATTACGATAATGGGAATACGACACGCTTAAACACAGGTAACGACCTGAATAATAATCAACGTGATATAGGAGATAATGTTACTCGTAACAATAATGAAAATCGTTTTGATATTGCCGACGAGGTTGCAGAAAATGTATCGCGTGAAGTGAGTGGTGTAGATCGGGCTTATGTGCTGACCACTGACGATAATGCATATGTCGCCGTGGTGTTGGATGAAGGGACGAATAATGAATTAGGGGACAATGTAAAACAGGAAATTGAAAGAGCTGTTAAGGACGTAGATGCTGATATTGATAATATTTATATCTCAGCTAACCCTGATTTTGTAAATATGACGGACGATTACACGAATGATGTTCGTCAGGGGGAACCAGTAGAAGGGTTCTTCCGTGAATTTACTCAAATGATCGATCGCGTATTCCCAGATGTAGAATAA
- a CDS encoding imidazoleglycerol-phosphate dehydratase: MTSHRGSKGSKNQNSPKRTGKLPGGVEQEEFSKEIATGDQNKGKDYRSKIGSKSQLKHPYNH; encoded by the coding sequence ATGACTAGTCACCGTGGAAGTAAAGGAAGTAAGAATCAGAATTCACCTAAAAGAACTGGGAAATTACCAGGTGGTGTGGAACAAGAGGAATTTTCCAAAGAAATAGCAACTGGGGATCAAAACAAAGGAAAGGACTATCGTTCAAAAATTGGAAGTAAGTCCCAATTAAAACATCCTTATAATCATTAG
- a CDS encoding YhdB family protein, whose protein sequence is MNAADYDKALYFTLWGQWDDLLVLMVRTKDEFLSKRIEHFLHAYHYSRSDEEVLENHQSLLQYIDHAMGIPEELELF, encoded by the coding sequence ATGAATGCAGCAGACTACGACAAAGCCCTCTACTTTACATTGTGGGGGCAGTGGGACGATTTATTAGTTTTAATGGTGCGAACAAAGGATGAGTTCCTCTCTAAACGAATAGAACATTTCTTACATGCCTACCATTATTCCCGAAGTGATGAGGAAGTATTAGAAAATCACCAAAGCCTATTACAATACATTGACCACGCCATGGGAATTCCAGAAGAACTGGAGCTTTTTTAA